The following are encoded in a window of Kogia breviceps isolate mKogBre1 chromosome 10, mKogBre1 haplotype 1, whole genome shotgun sequence genomic DNA:
- the LOC131763351 gene encoding BOLA class I histocompatibility antigen, alpha chain BL3-7-like isoform X2: MLVMAPRTLLLLLLGTLALTETWAGSHSLRYFYTGVSRPGQGDPRFLIVGYVDDTQFVRFDSDAPNPRMEPRAPWVEQLEQEYWDRVTRISKESAQISRVNLNTLRGYYNQSEAGSHTFQVMYGCDVGPDGRFRRGYTQYSYDGADYITLNEDLSSWTAADAAAQITKRKWEGKSVAEQFRIYAEGTCVEWLLRYLKTGKDTLQRADPPKTHVTHHPISDREVTLRCWALGFYPEEISLTWQRDGEDQTQDMELVETRPSGDGTFQKWAALVVPSGEEQRYTCHVQHEGLQKPLTLRWEPPQPTVLIMGLIVGLVLLVIGAVVAGVVIWWKKHSGKKGGSYAQAASSDCAQGSDVSLMDPKV; encoded by the exons ATGCTGGTCATGGCGCCGCGAACCCTCCTCCTGCTGCTCTTGGGGACCCTGGCTCTGACCGAGACCTGGGCGG GCTCCCACTCCCTGAGGTATTTCTACACCGGGGTGTCCCGGCCCGGCCAAGGGGATCCCCGCTTCTTAATCGTCGGCTACGTGGACGACACGCAGTTCGTGCGGTTCGACAGCGACGCCCCGAATCCGAGGATGGAGCCGCGGGCGCCGTGGGTGGAGCAGTTGGAGCAGGAGTACTGGGATCGGGTGACGCGGATCTCCAAGGAATCGGCACAGATTTCCCGAGTGAACCTGAACACCCTGCGCGGCTACTACAACCAGAGCGAGGCCG GGTCTCACACCTTCCAGGTGATGTACGGCTGCGACGTGGGGCCAGACGGTCGCTTCCGCCGCGGGTACACACAGTACTCCTACGACGGCGCTGATTACATCACGCTGAACGAGGACCTTAGCTCCTGGACCGCGGCCGACGCGGCGGCTCAGATCACCAAGCGCAAGTGGGAGGGGAAGAGTGTTGCGGAGCAATTCAGGATCTACGCGGAGGGCACCTGCGTGGAGTGGCTCCTCAGATACCTGAAGACCGGCAAGGACACGCTGCAGCGCGCAG ACCCTCCAAAGACACACGTGACCCATCACCCCATCTCTGACCGTGAGGTCACCCTGAggtgctgggccctgggcttcTACCCTGAGGAGATCTCACTGACCTGGCAGCGTGATGGGGAGGATCAGACCCAGGACATGGAGCTTGTGGAGACCAGGCCTTCAGGGGACGGAACCTTCCAGAAGTGGGCGGCCCTGGTGGTGCCTTCTGGAGAGGAGCAGAGATACACGTGCCATGTGCAGCACGAGGGGCTTCAGAAGCCCCTCACCCTGAGATGGG aACCTCCTCAGCCCACCGTCCTCATCATGGGCCTCATTGTTGGCCTGGTTCTCTTGGTCATTGGAGCCGTGGTGGCTGGAGTTGTGATCTGGTGGAAGAAGCACTCAG GTAAAAAAGGAGGGAGCTACGCTCAGGCTGCAA GCAGTGACTGTGCCCAGGGCTCTGATGTGTCTCTCATGGATCCAAAAG TGTGA
- the LOC131763351 gene encoding BOLA class I histocompatibility antigen, alpha chain BL3-7-like isoform X1 produces MLVMAPRTLLLLLLGTLALTETWAGSHSLRYFYTGVSRPGQGDPRFLIVGYVDDTQFVRFDSDAPNPRMEPRAPWVEQLEQEYWDRVTRISKESAQISRVNLNTLRGYYNQSEAGSHTFQVMYGCDVGPDGRFRRGYTQYSYDGADYITLNEDLSSWTAADAAAQITKRKWEGKSVAEQFRIYAEGTCVEWLLRYLKTGKDTLQRADPPKTHVTHHPISDREVTLRCWALGFYPEEISLTWQRDGEDQTQDMELVETRPSGDGTFQKWAALVVPSGEEQRYTCHVQHEGLQKPLTLRWEPPQPTVLIMGLIVGLVLLVIGAVVAGVVIWWKKHSGKKGGSYAQAASSDCAQGSDVSLMDPKGETLEDLDWERCWGRGDAPGSGNL; encoded by the exons ATGCTGGTCATGGCGCCGCGAACCCTCCTCCTGCTGCTCTTGGGGACCCTGGCTCTGACCGAGACCTGGGCGG GCTCCCACTCCCTGAGGTATTTCTACACCGGGGTGTCCCGGCCCGGCCAAGGGGATCCCCGCTTCTTAATCGTCGGCTACGTGGACGACACGCAGTTCGTGCGGTTCGACAGCGACGCCCCGAATCCGAGGATGGAGCCGCGGGCGCCGTGGGTGGAGCAGTTGGAGCAGGAGTACTGGGATCGGGTGACGCGGATCTCCAAGGAATCGGCACAGATTTCCCGAGTGAACCTGAACACCCTGCGCGGCTACTACAACCAGAGCGAGGCCG GGTCTCACACCTTCCAGGTGATGTACGGCTGCGACGTGGGGCCAGACGGTCGCTTCCGCCGCGGGTACACACAGTACTCCTACGACGGCGCTGATTACATCACGCTGAACGAGGACCTTAGCTCCTGGACCGCGGCCGACGCGGCGGCTCAGATCACCAAGCGCAAGTGGGAGGGGAAGAGTGTTGCGGAGCAATTCAGGATCTACGCGGAGGGCACCTGCGTGGAGTGGCTCCTCAGATACCTGAAGACCGGCAAGGACACGCTGCAGCGCGCAG ACCCTCCAAAGACACACGTGACCCATCACCCCATCTCTGACCGTGAGGTCACCCTGAggtgctgggccctgggcttcTACCCTGAGGAGATCTCACTGACCTGGCAGCGTGATGGGGAGGATCAGACCCAGGACATGGAGCTTGTGGAGACCAGGCCTTCAGGGGACGGAACCTTCCAGAAGTGGGCGGCCCTGGTGGTGCCTTCTGGAGAGGAGCAGAGATACACGTGCCATGTGCAGCACGAGGGGCTTCAGAAGCCCCTCACCCTGAGATGGG aACCTCCTCAGCCCACCGTCCTCATCATGGGCCTCATTGTTGGCCTGGTTCTCTTGGTCATTGGAGCCGTGGTGGCTGGAGTTGTGATCTGGTGGAAGAAGCACTCAG GTAAAAAAGGAGGGAGCTACGCTCAGGCTGCAA GCAGTGACTGTGCCCAGGGCTCTGATGTGTCTCTCATGGATCCAAAAGGTGAGACCCTGGAGGACCTAGATTGGGAGAGGTGTTGGGGCCGAGGGGATGCCCCGGGTAGTGGGAATCTTTGA